The Colletes latitarsis isolate SP2378_abdomen chromosome 1, iyColLati1, whole genome shotgun sequence genomic interval CTCAACACTTTCGTTCAAACATAAATTACAGTAGAGTCTCGTATAACCGATATGTTTCGTTACCTCGCTATTTTCCTTCGATAAGCTTGTCGAAAACAACAAGAAAAATGGTTTAACGCGACGAAGATCGAGACGAGCAGTAATTTTCGGACCCACCTGAACTGGAGGGCAGCAGGTCCGGCAAGTATGGCAGCTTTTTGATAAGAATGATGCTATCGTATATGCTAGGCTGGAGAAGAGCGGCGACCGCGTTGCTGATCAGCACGGCTATCATGATAGGAACAATGTGAGTGATTTGACCAGTCATCTCGAAGACTATGACGCTGACGGAGATTGTGTGAGTCACTGCGCCGGAAAACGCGGCTGCTCCGACGGTGGCATAACCTCCTAAAACGCGATTCCCATCGATAATGATCAGAAACAAACACTTGATAATTGAAATAACAAGATCTAAAAACGAAGACAAGATCAGGGACCAATTACCAAATCGATATGTACAAAATGTAAATTAATTTCTAGGGAACACAATAGGGATGGTTACCCTATCATTAAAACTAGAATTTCTCCAAGTTTTTGAGTTCGGATTACCTGGTACAATAGGAGTTATGATGCCGCCATAACGAACGCCGTTAGGAAACCATAGAGCCATGGCTTCCCCCACCGCTCTACCCAGCGCAGCGCCGATTTTGAAGACGGGGATGAAAATTCCCGATGGCACGGGAACGGTCGAGCTTATAATGGAAAAGATGAACTGAAATCAAAAGTCCTTTGTTCGATTGAGGACTTTCGCACGTGTTGACCCTCCAACGGCGGACAACAGCGGCCATTTTGTTATCCACGGTAAAAGTTTCATGCCGAATTTCGCAAGCAAAAGTTCAATGGGTTTTGGTATACGCGAAAAaatgatttatattatttatctaCGAGCGAAAAGGAATCGAAAAGTCCTTTCGTGTTTCACGATCGGAGcccccgttttcgagatacgagCAGTTAAAATTTGCCTAACGCGCGCATCATTTGTATTCTAATCAACTGATCGCGCGCCTGCGCACTAGAGTTGCGCAGCCAACGTCTTCGCGCGCGGAAACTTTCGCTGTTCGTATCTCGATAACGGAGCCTCGGTTTGCGAAATGgtaaaggacttttcgattCTTTTTTGCTCGAAGAATTCGAATATCTTTCAACCTTCCGTATATTAGCGTCTGGTATTCGCTGTGCGAGGGTCGAGTATGGTAACAGAGGATAGAATCGTCGTCGAAAGCGTCTGATCTTACCGTGAACGCGACGAAACCTAAAAGTCCGGTGAACACATCCGTGTACGTGGTCGACCAGTGTTTCACCGTATTTATTTCTTCAACGCCAAGGTGCTGCTTCGTCCAAGTAAAGTTGGTAAAGAGACCGTACACTTGGTCGTGCGTGTTCAAGTCACCAGCCATGAACTGACCCAGTCCCAGAGGGAACGACACAGATGACACCAGCAGGGAAACAATACCGGGATATAAAAAACGACTGCAACAATTCGACGAAATCGGAGGAAAATGCATTAGGTACAGAGTAATTGTTGTTAATTGCTCTTTTGAGTATGTAAACTCACTTTTTCTGCAGAAAGCTGTTCATGCTCTTGTTCTTTCTCATAAAAATGACGTACTGCCTGTGCAACCAGACGTAGAAAGCGCCGCCCAGGCCGCTACCGACTCCGATCAGAGCGAAGACGAACAGCTCTTGGGGATCGAAGGGGAAGTCCATGGTGAAATTTGTGGCGAACATGGCGGTGATGGTCTCCTCCCTCTGGAACCAGATGGCCAGCAATCGGAACATCGTGGCGCCGCAAACGGCCGCGAAAAATCCGCGCCAGTAGTTTCGAACGGCGAAGTAGACGGTGGTGACCTCTATGCTGAAGAGGACTCCGCCAATGGGCGCCGCGAAGCAGGCGGCGACCCCAACCGCGCACGCCGCGGCCAGCATTTCACAGTTTCTGCTCTCGTTCTCGTAGATCCCTTGGAAACTGGTGACCAACTTGGAGAGCAGGGTGGCCACTATACTGGCAATGTGCACGAACGGACCCTCCTTGCCCAGGGGAAGCCCGGAGCCCAGAGTCGCGGTCAAACCTATCACCTGTTAGAAATTAGGGCAGGTCTATACCTTGTCCAACGAAACAAGATGGTGGACGGATAGTGAtaaaattcaattgttaatatttGCTCGTCTTGTTAGACAAAATACGCTGCTGGAAATAACTGTACACCTAACTCCGGTGCAGTATTGGACTAGTTGGATCAGTGCAGAGGTACTCTGTTGTATCTGTCGACTAACCTTAGCAACTAGTGTGCGGAAAGTGAGGTACTCCTTCAAGGCAACGCCACGCAGGATAGTCTTCATCTCTGGAATTCCGGAACCTATGCTCTGGGGTGCAACGATGTGCACAAATCCGGCGCTGAAGAGGATGAGGCAAACTGGCAGTGCCACCCACGCCACATACTGAAGCGCTGGATGATGCGTGAGGTCCTGATAAAGCCATATCCTGGCTAGTGAAACAAGAACACAGTTAACGAACTGTGTAGTGAAATTCTGCTTGCAGAATCTGATGTAAACACTGACCGTTGTTGCACATGGAGATGCCGCGGTCCATGGCGTAACTGATCAGCGCCATAATGACACCGAGCAGAGCAAGGAAGACCCAGTCCTCCCCCAGTCTGGCACCGGTGTGTTTCCAGGCGAAGGCCAGCAACGCCAGCAACTTCCGGCAGAGAGGTCCTCTGCTCGACTTCCCGAGACCTTCCGCGCTAGTCTTGTCATACTTCCGCCGCGCTTTCTCGTAGTATTTGAGCTTCCGTGCCTCTTCTTTTGCGAACTCACCCAGGTCCTTCGTGTAGCGACCATACATCTGGATGCATCATCATTCTTTATCAAACCTCTGCACCTCAATCTTTCCACGTGTACGTGATGCCTTGTAACCTCATCGATTTAGCGTTCTTTCAAACATTAAGGTTTTATGCGAGTCTAAGGGGCTGATATTGATATCATGATCCTTCCATGAACATTAGGGTGGACCTTAGTTATTCTTGGTTAAAAATTTTGTTAGAATTTTAATCGTGAAAAAATCAAATTGATTGGATAACAGAAAGACATACCACAATGGTTTTATTTatgtacaaaaattaaatttcattaaagatcaagatttcattaaaatcattttggaaaatatatatttttgagcaATATATAGCCTTGACCACCCACTTCACATGGTGGGATGCCCCAggcattttaaatttaatacccGTAGGTGGAGTTACGCCCAGAAAAATGATCATTAGTCCCATGAGCTCTTTATAGTCGTCTCTATAGATAAATGTATAATTAAATAAcacttttattaaataatatcaACTTCTTCAACCGAAATTTTAAAATAGAGTTGCAGATAGGATTGGagtaaaatttctgaaattcccAAACTTTAAGTCTATTGTGGCACCCTTCCCCATTGTCCTATTGACTCCCCCTTTTAtaggaattatttttttatcaaattgcACAAATCCAGAGGGTCATACATAAAAATTTCGATAATCAAATATAAGGTCCATCCTAATGAACATCCTAAAACTAGAGGTTGGTAACCCAAAAATGGGGAACTTGGTTGAAAAATCATGCAAAAGCATTGCATTTCTGTCTTTAAAAAGTTCCTTTTCTCTCACATTTGACATACCAGAATCGAAAATTGGTACAATGAATGCCAAGAATCCGCAACTACATCATTCTGGCATTTTCTCAGAGCTTTTCAAAGAATCGCGGATACACGAGTGAAATTAGAGACGAACTAGAAGCGTccattaaaataatataatgtAACGCGTAAACCTCGAATGGTTGTGTCTCAAAAACAGAAAGTGGCAAGATGCAACGAGCTCCTGGTTTACGACAGCCACTTagactcgtctggataaattctATTTATAAATCCGTACAGCATTTGCATGGAATAAAAATAGTACAGGAATAAATTTACGTAATAGGCGTCGTTTTAATTTGACACGTCTAGAAGCCATTGACGCGACACGTATTACGTTTTATTTATCGCGTTGCAAATTCAATTTGTAATATTTGCAAACCATTTCTCGGACTGGCACGTTTCCTTTGCCATGCTCTGTACATTCGATAAAGCGATAATAAGATGTAGAACACGTTTAAGAAGAATGAATATTGATTCAAAGCTCGTTATCGATTCGGTGTGCAATGCGTTAATATTATTTCGAAAGAACACGATGCAGGTTTTGGTCGAACGAAGGTTATGACTATGGCTGTTAGGTACGTACCAAACGTCTCTGATCCACGATCGCTCAGCACGATCCTCCGATCGAGTTCGATCAGGATCTTCTTGCTACATTCACGGAACAAACGACTCACGGAATTTAAAATTGCTGCGATCTTGAGATTTGTTTCAACGTCGCGCCGTTCAAAAACTAACGAAAACAACCGAGTTCCATCTGATACGCGATACGTAATCGATTAACGTTCGATCGCATGCACGCCAAGGATTTTCTAGCTATAGCAGACATGATCGATCGTCGTCGATTAATCGGAATATGATTTATTTCGCTCGACTCGGCGAAAGCCTTTGGTTTCCTCATTCATTGACGTgtcgaaaatattttcatatatacAAATCAACGATCACGGAAATTAATTCTGTGCAGGATGTTCGCCCTAACAGTCGATTTTTTAGGCATTTAAAAGTTATtcataaaagaaaatttattagaGAATGCTTATATTTCTTGAGCAatgtaatataattataatgctTGATATTTCTGAATACTAATATCAGGAATTATAGATTTTGGGTAAaaatgggggggggggaggagaGAGTGTCAAGATCAAAATGTTTCCCCACTGTTAGGTGAAATACAGTTAGGGGTACTGTTGACAATATTGATAAAGGTTACATAGAAACTGACTTTAAGTTTGCagaaattgtaaatattaaattctattgTTAATTAAGTGGTTTGCACACACTGAGAATACATAATAAATGCCTGATCTATGAAAATACAGTCAGGGGAAAAAGTAAGTGGATGGTGAAAATGAATAATTGTTATAAATTAGAGAGAGGAAATAAAATGGActcttttaaaaatttaagaTCAGTTTTTGAAAATACTGATAAAGATTATATAGAAAATTTCATAAATAGCACAATACTAAGtactaattttatatattttgttatttttttttaaactaaatTTGAGTTTGCAGTaatcataaatattaaattctattgTTAATTATATGGTTTGCACACTCtgagaataaataataaatgctCGATCATGTGACATTGATTAAATTTCGCttcttgaaatttaaaaattaaaaaaaaacattaagGTAAAAAACACACCAAAAGGCTCTTTTAGATTTCTGAACTCACAGGATACTCATCGTTACAGACGAAATAAGTTCTGTTCAAGACGAAAGCCGGCATGAAATCTGGATCGAAGATCCTTCTTAGCCCCTACCGACGATCCCCTAGCAGGGGTGCACCAAGTTCCTCGATCGTTAGATTGATTAAGTCACGGACGCGGCATTACTGGAGTACAAAAACGCTTCGCAGTTTACTCTCAGCCGATTGCACATTTTCGTCCACTAGGTCGACTCGATCGAATGAATCGTCCCAAACCGCGATCGGACGAGCTCTTCTCTCGTCTCTGAAGGCTAGATCTCTAGATCCCGATCCGCCTTCTGATGATTGACTAATTACTGCTGCGCGTTAACATTCCTCTGCTACGTCACCTTTTGGCAAACCTCGGGATTCGATATTTTTGGCGGCGATCAACAAGTCACCTGTGAATCATCTATCGCGTTTCTATTGTTTCCTCTTCCTAGCGACTGCCAGGATGCTCTTGTCACGCGACAGACATCAACAAATAGAACTACACCGATACGCTTCAACCTTTGCGAACTTCTACATTCGAGATGTCAACTTGGAAGCTACAATGCTCTCTGGAATCGAttgttacaatatttttaatgatAACTTGTTATAAATTTTAGGTGTACACTTGCTAATCCAGAGATCAACAGATGGAGACCATTAAATCCCCAAATTTCCAGGTTCTATCAAAAATTTTTTGttcttcaggtttaattgttgcaTTGACAGGTAATTAGCAACAGTCTGTAGAATTGTTTTTCTAGATTCTACTGTTAAATTTCTTGCTACAGTTGGGCTTTCCTCAGCTGGTGAGAAGCATCCATCACACACAATCTTCAGAAGTTGGAGATGTCTCTTTAGAGCAATTTTGTCAGAGCTTTCAGATTTCTAAAGTAAATAGTTTTTAACCTCTAAAAGGTTCTCTATGATCTCCTGTGTCTTCTTTTCTATTCTGTGGATCGATTTGAAGAATTGGGGACTTTATAGAACCACTAGTTGAAATCCTGAACACCGAAACACGTTTTCGACGTTGACGAGGTTCGAAAGAGTTCTTCTGGAGCAAGTTTGGGATCTTAACGGAACCTCCAAAAAAGAGAGCGTACACGCGAATTTGCGGACGAACGACAACTGAACGACGCTGTTCCCGCAGCCTCCGATTTGAAATTCAGCCGCGATATTTGTTGAAATTTGGCAACGGTTAAAATCCTTATTTTTAGCGATGCTCGCCCGCCGATCGACGACGCTGTGGCTCTATTGTTTATTGCCCATTAAACGTCTTCTAACGTTCGACTAAACCATAGGACACCGGTatggaattttattttcatggTGAGATGGCTTTTGTTTGATTCCGTAACTTATTGTTAGACTGCAGAGCTTGTCTCGAACGTTTAGAAAGCACTTTGATCGCGGGTATGATCCGGGAATAGCACGAGAATTTGCTTCTCGAGTTATTATTCCGCGGATAGTTACATACTGTCTACTCCACGGCCAAGAAATCCTAATCAATCTCATTGTAATATCAAGAATTTTGTCGATTATAATCGATAAATTAGAGTATTTTTTTCTCATGAACAGAAGACACGAAGATCCATTTAATGTTGAAAATTGTAGGCCTATTAACATTCGAAGTGTGTTTACAAAAATTTTGGATAACATTATAGCTGAGAAATTACaatttatttgcaaaaatattatTGTCATTAATCAATATTGTTTggcaaataatattgaaaaggATTATCAAATTGAtactatattttatatattctaaTACACTATCTAAAAATcacaatagaaaatttattcaaaattaaatattttcaatcacaaatatattttctctattatttactaatttctttacgaatataaaatcatttaataataatttgaatAATCAAAGATTTAGTAgggtttattataattttatttattaattttattattattatattctcACAATACTATAATTATGTAAATTACACT includes:
- the Clc-a gene encoding chloride channel protein 2 isoform X4, translating into MYGRYTKDLGEFAKEEARKLKYYEKARRKYDKTSAEGLGKSSRGPLCRKLLALLAFAWKHTGARLGEDWVFLALLGVIMALISYAMDRGISMCNNARIWLYQDLTHHPALQYVAWVALPVCLILFSAGFVHIVAPQSIGSGIPEMKTILRGVALKEYLTFRTLVAKVIGLTATLGSGLPLGKEGPFVHIASIVATLLSKLVTSFQGIYENESRNCEMLAAACAVGVAACFAAPIGGVLFSIEVTTVYFAVRNYWRGFFAAVCGATMFRLLAIWFQREETITAMFATNFTMDFPFDPQELFVFALIGVGSGLGGAFYVWLHRQYVIFMRKNKSMNSFLQKNRFLYPGIVSLLVSSVSFPLGLGQFMAGDLNTHDQVYGLFTNFTWTKQHLGVEEINTVKHWSTTYTDVFTGLLGFVAFTFIFSIISSTVPVPSGIFIPVFKIGAALGRAVGEAMALWFPNGVRYGGIITPIVPGGYATVGAAAFSGAVTHTISVSVIVFEMTGQITHIVPIMIAVLISNAVAALLQPSIYDSIILIKKLPYLPDLLPSSSGMYNVYVEDFMVRDAKYIWHGITYQKLKEILKENRKLRGFPLVDNPDSMILLGSIQRLELIKLIEKHIGRERRLQVAQKWHKEAEERAREEMERQLRDQERTRRPSRFEVIPAPDILKMQRQSVNDLTMSSNNGAGLDHHTYHSPIFGSQPKKSILKKTNSFTLKGFSPLVSPAVTPYTTVTGAESRIRLAFEAIFRKSATLQDVDPDPELGSGVSARRDSQDGMNVAPHTPMLAPSPATSKKVQLPRERVIDMSAEDQKRWEESEMALEVDFSRCHIDPAPFQLVERTSLLKVHSLFSMVGVNHAYVTAIGRLVGVVALKELRKAIEDANAGILPMHQESHIGVSSSSLAKSETDTESKNVSTMNSIDSVDCEKVEKV
- the Clc-a gene encoding chloride channel protein 2 isoform X2 codes for the protein MASSVSEGNQDYGLGYQNTLMYGRYTKDLGEFAKEEARKLKYYEKARRKYDKTSAEGLGKSSRGPLCRKLLALLAFAWKHTGARLGEDWVFLALLGVIMALISYAMDRGISMCNNARIWLYQDLTHHPALQYVAWVALPVCLILFSAGFVHIVAPQSIGSGIPEMKTILRGVALKEYLTFRTLVAKVIGLTATLGSGLPLGKEGPFVHIASIVATLLSKLVTSFQGIYENESRNCEMLAAACAVGVAACFAAPIGGVLFSIEVTTVYFAVRNYWRGFFAAVCGATMFRLLAIWFQREETITAMFATNFTMDFPFDPQELFVFALIGVGSGLGGAFYVWLHRQYVIFMRKNKSMNSFLQKNRFLYPGIVSLLVSSVSFPLGLGQFMAGDLNTHDQVYGLFTNFTWTKQHLGVEEINTVKHWSTTYTDVFTGLLGFVAFTFIFSIISSTVPVPSGIFIPVFKIGAALGRAVGEAMALWFPNGVRYGGIITPIVPGGYATVGAAAFSGAVTHTISVSVIVFEMTGQITHIVPIMIAVLISNAVAALLQPSIYDSIILIKKLPYLPDLLPSSSGMYNVYVEDFMVRDAKYIWHGITYQKLKEILKENRKLRGFPLVDNPDSMILLGSIQRLELIKLIEKHIGRERRLQVAQKWHKEAEERAREEMERQLRDQERTRRPSRFEVIPAPDILKMQRQSVNDLTMSSNNGAGLDHHTYHSPIFGSQPKKSILKKTNSFTLKGFSPLVSPAVTPYTTVTGAESRIRLAFEAIFRKSATLQDVDPDPELGSGVSARRDSQDGMNVAPHTPMLAPSPATSKKVQLPRERVIDMSAEDQKRWEESEMALEVDFSRCHIDPAPFQLVERTSLLKVHSLFSMVGVNHAYVTAIGRLVGVVALKELRKAIEDANAGILPMHQESHIGVSSSSLAKSETDTESKNVSTMNSIDSVDCEKVEKV
- the Clc-a gene encoding chloride channel protein 2 isoform X1; the protein is MANQTTKKELLEETLHYHHPEGSEEEVDREWEEFSRLMTKLRENRRNRPHRPSQAFYPCPPPNADEDQQDFDPFDYINTIMYGRYTKDLGEFAKEEARKLKYYEKARRKYDKTSAEGLGKSSRGPLCRKLLALLAFAWKHTGARLGEDWVFLALLGVIMALISYAMDRGISMCNNARIWLYQDLTHHPALQYVAWVALPVCLILFSAGFVHIVAPQSIGSGIPEMKTILRGVALKEYLTFRTLVAKVIGLTATLGSGLPLGKEGPFVHIASIVATLLSKLVTSFQGIYENESRNCEMLAAACAVGVAACFAAPIGGVLFSIEVTTVYFAVRNYWRGFFAAVCGATMFRLLAIWFQREETITAMFATNFTMDFPFDPQELFVFALIGVGSGLGGAFYVWLHRQYVIFMRKNKSMNSFLQKNRFLYPGIVSLLVSSVSFPLGLGQFMAGDLNTHDQVYGLFTNFTWTKQHLGVEEINTVKHWSTTYTDVFTGLLGFVAFTFIFSIISSTVPVPSGIFIPVFKIGAALGRAVGEAMALWFPNGVRYGGIITPIVPGGYATVGAAAFSGAVTHTISVSVIVFEMTGQITHIVPIMIAVLISNAVAALLQPSIYDSIILIKKLPYLPDLLPSSSGMYNVYVEDFMVRDAKYIWHGITYQKLKEILKENRKLRGFPLVDNPDSMILLGSIQRLELIKLIEKHIGRERRLQVAQKWHKEAEERAREEMERQLRDQERTRRPSRFEVIPAPDILKMQRQSVNDLTMSSNNGAGLDHHTYHSPIFGSQPKKSILKKTNSFTLKGFSPLVSPAVTPYTTVTGAESRIRLAFEAIFRKSATLQDVDPDPELGSGVSARRDSQDGMNVAPHTPMLAPSPATSKKVQLPRERVIDMSAEDQKRWEESEMALEVDFSRCHIDPAPFQLVERTSLLKVHSLFSMVGVNHAYVTAIGRLVGVVALKELRKAIEDANAGILPMHQESHIGVSSSSLAKSETDTESKNVSTMNSIDSVDCEKVEKV
- the Clc-a gene encoding chloride channel protein 2 isoform X3 translates to MPAFVLNRTYFVCNDEYPMYGRYTKDLGEFAKEEARKLKYYEKARRKYDKTSAEGLGKSSRGPLCRKLLALLAFAWKHTGARLGEDWVFLALLGVIMALISYAMDRGISMCNNARIWLYQDLTHHPALQYVAWVALPVCLILFSAGFVHIVAPQSIGSGIPEMKTILRGVALKEYLTFRTLVAKVIGLTATLGSGLPLGKEGPFVHIASIVATLLSKLVTSFQGIYENESRNCEMLAAACAVGVAACFAAPIGGVLFSIEVTTVYFAVRNYWRGFFAAVCGATMFRLLAIWFQREETITAMFATNFTMDFPFDPQELFVFALIGVGSGLGGAFYVWLHRQYVIFMRKNKSMNSFLQKNRFLYPGIVSLLVSSVSFPLGLGQFMAGDLNTHDQVYGLFTNFTWTKQHLGVEEINTVKHWSTTYTDVFTGLLGFVAFTFIFSIISSTVPVPSGIFIPVFKIGAALGRAVGEAMALWFPNGVRYGGIITPIVPGGYATVGAAAFSGAVTHTISVSVIVFEMTGQITHIVPIMIAVLISNAVAALLQPSIYDSIILIKKLPYLPDLLPSSSGMYNVYVEDFMVRDAKYIWHGITYQKLKEILKENRKLRGFPLVDNPDSMILLGSIQRLELIKLIEKHIGRERRLQVAQKWHKEAEERAREEMERQLRDQERTRRPSRFEVIPAPDILKMQRQSVNDLTMSSNNGAGLDHHTYHSPIFGSQPKKSILKKTNSFTLKGFSPLVSPAVTPYTTVTGAESRIRLAFEAIFRKSATLQDVDPDPELGSGVSARRDSQDGMNVAPHTPMLAPSPATSKKVQLPRERVIDMSAEDQKRWEESEMALEVDFSRCHIDPAPFQLVERTSLLKVHSLFSMVGVNHAYVTAIGRLVGVVALKELRKAIEDANAGILPMHQESHIGVSSSSLAKSETDTESKNVSTMNSIDSVDCEKVEKV